In Gemmatimonadota bacterium, the genomic window TGAATACTTCGCGGGGATGGACGATGCTCGCTGTAAGACTGCCCACCGACACGGTCACGCCGCGGATCAGGCAGTTGCGCGCGTCGAGCATCAGGACCATGAAGATCTCCTTGCGCAGGTCCCGAAGCCGCGGCATGAAGTAGCGCGCCACGTCCGTGCTCGAAATGAAGGACTTCTTATCCATGTCCTGCGCTTCGAGCCGGCGGCCGATTTCGATGGCGGAGGCGATCTGGGCGGCCTTGACGGGTCCCACACCCGACACCTGGCACAACTCGCTCAATTCCCGGGTGGCAAGGTGGCGCAGGCCGCCGAAGTGCTGCAGGAGTTCCCTGGAGATTTCAATGACGTCTCTGCCCCCCGCGCCGTTTCCCGTGCGCAGGAGCAGCGCGATCAATTCCGTGTCCGACAGTGTGTGTATGCCGTACTTGAGCAGACGCTCCCTGGGCTTTTCGTCCTCCGGCCAGTCCCTGATCGGTGTTACTCCCTGTAAATCGGTCATCGCATCATCCTTTCTGCGGGTCATTGGAAACATTGCGTGTTGACCGATTCAGTCGGATTTCGATCAGGCGATCTCGTAAGCTATCGCGCCTCCTCGCCCGGACGCTCCGCCGCGCCTGAACCCGGATTCGCCGCGCCGCCCGAATCTGGTGAGCCGGCCGGCTCCTGTGCGCCGGAATCCGTCACCGGTGAGCCGACCGAAACCGCCGGTTTCATCGCGTCCACGAAAGGCTTGAAAAGGTCGATGGGAACGGGGAACAGCGTGGTGGAGTTGTTCTCCGCCGCCACGACCGAAAGGGTCTGGAGGTAACGCAACTGCACGGCGACGGGATGGGTGCCCATGACG contains:
- the radC gene encoding DNA repair protein RadC, with protein sequence MTDLQGVTPIRDWPEDEKPRERLLKYGIHTLSDTELIALLLRTGNGAGGRDVIEISRELLQHFGGLRHLATRELSELCQVSGVGPVKAAQIASAIEIGRRLEAQDMDKKSFISSTDVARYFMPRLRDLRKEIFMVLMLDARNCLIRGVTVSVGSLTASIVHPREVFKPAILDSAASVIFVHNHPSGDPTPSQDDLKITAQLVDAGQMIDIKVLDHIIIGRKSFTSLAGKGLI